One genomic region from Thermoleptolyngbya sichuanensis A183 encodes:
- a CDS encoding IS110 family RNA-guided transposase, producing MERTFVAYIGIDWSDRKHDICLYDPESAQREYSVIGAQPQEIANWVATLQQRYGNSPIAICLEQKRGPLIYALCQYDNLVLFPINPRTVSNYRRAFQPSRAKSDPVDAQILIELLLKHPDKIPPWQAASCELRALRQWSESRRMLVGEKVRLTNRITAALKNFYPQVLEWFEDKDTQVFCDFITQYPDLHSAQAVSAEELTLFFQSHRVIRRSAIERRIHQIQTAGIPLTEDPGIVEPMQWLVQTLVIQLKALLHRLDELNQTIEQLFQSLPDAAFFDALPGAGPHLAPRLLIAFGDDRSRFGSAQAFMSYIGIAPVKEESGKKRWTHLRWSCPKFLRQSFVEWADQSRRHSSWANAFYQQQRRSGKSHPKAIRALAYKWGRILWRCWQDRVPYDEDRYLAALQRKRSPLAAMLVQSPLEGMTSAGGECGNSRVQVTLKDT from the coding sequence TTGACTGGTCAGATCGCAAACACGACATCTGTCTGTACGACCCCGAGAGCGCACAGCGAGAATACAGCGTGATTGGCGCTCAACCGCAAGAGATTGCCAACTGGGTTGCGACCTTGCAACAGCGATACGGCAACAGCCCAATTGCCATCTGCCTGGAGCAAAAGCGAGGACCCCTGATTTACGCGCTGTGCCAGTACGACAACCTAGTGCTGTTTCCCATCAATCCGCGCACGGTTTCTAACTATCGACGAGCCTTTCAGCCCTCACGAGCAAAATCAGACCCCGTAGATGCCCAGATTTTGATTGAGCTGCTGCTCAAGCACCCAGACAAGATCCCCCCGTGGCAAGCCGCATCTTGTGAACTGCGAGCGTTGCGGCAGTGGAGTGAATCCCGCCGCATGCTGGTGGGAGAGAAGGTACGACTGACCAATCGCATCACCGCTGCTTTGAAGAACTTTTATCCTCAAGTGCTGGAGTGGTTTGAGGATAAAGATACTCAAGTGTTTTGTGACTTTATCACTCAATACCCTGACCTCCACTCTGCCCAAGCGGTTTCGGCTGAGGAATTGACTCTGTTCTTCCAGTCTCATCGAGTCATCCGCCGGAGCGCCATTGAGCGGCGCATTCACCAAATCCAAACCGCTGGCATCCCCCTGACAGAAGACCCAGGGATTGTTGAACCGATGCAATGGCTGGTGCAAACGCTGGTGATTCAGCTCAAGGCGCTGTTGCATCGACTCGATGAGTTAAATCAAACGATTGAGCAATTGTTTCAGTCTTTGCCAGATGCGGCGTTTTTCGATGCTTTACCCGGAGCAGGACCCCATCTTGCGCCCCGGCTACTGATTGCGTTTGGCGATGACCGCAGTCGCTTCGGCAGCGCCCAGGCGTTTATGAGCTATATCGGCATTGCACCCGTCAAAGAGGAGAGTGGCAAGAAACGTTGGACGCATTTGCGCTGGAGTTGTCCAAAGTTCTTGCGGCAGTCCTTTGTAGAGTGGGCTGACCAGTCGCGGCGGCACTCATCGTGGGCCAATGCGTTCTATCAGCAGCAGCGGCGATCCGGCAAAAGTCATCCCAAAGCGATTCGCGCTCTGGCGTATAAGTGGGGACGGATTCTCTGGCGCTGCTGGCAAGACCGAGTGCCCTATGACGAAGACCGCTATCTGGCGGCGCTCCAGCGGAAGAGGTCGCCGCTAGCGGCGATGCTAGTCCAAAGTCCGCTTGAGGGGATGACGAGTGCAGGAGGTGAGTGCGGTAATTCTAGGGTTCAAGTTACGCTAAAAGACACATGA
- a CDS encoding transposase, which translates to MLADRGFANHDLLEWLSQSRWHYCLRLPSDVVVQGPRRHPVNFSLD; encoded by the coding sequence ATGTTAGCCGACCGCGGGTTTGCTAACCATGACCTGCTGGAGTGGCTAAGCCAAAGTCGCTGGCACTATTGTTTACGCTTGCCCAGTGACGTAGTGGTGCAGGGTCCGCGCCGTCATCCTGTTAACTTTAGTTTGGACTAA
- a CDS encoding alpha/beta fold hydrolase: MNRAESHQQHFSGISASQGFSSRAMAHHTSLGQAAQFSMGQRRWRPRNLLQTKLLPLACGLTLGLSTWFARPAHSAERVIVNLGNFEISLAVDDLETYATTGEVRGGLKLYSRFLGETGMAELRQFLQRRFEVDPVVISQLLYSSLGEETLRRLGAVVRTDTRQNGFSAIRAAAILAASEPEGLSIIGWLRQYPSYSIRLSAQQLLELRQQFSTQIDYRDAVVRAINEAAEKEAAASPLPAITGLPDPGELGPYRVISRTLEFSRDRRTLLGDRIPRPFRVLLRLPDGLPQPAPVVVISHGLGSTPEAFAYLGDHFASHGFVAILPQHIGSDESRRTSALAGVLTSPVTPVEFVDRPLDVSYVLDTLGEMADTDPGLAGRMDLQRVAVLGHSFGGYTALALAGASLNTGDLFQQECARPQARLDVSLVLQCGASRLPPYTYMLRDPRVQAAIAVSPLTHPVFGPEGLGQIQVPVMMMSGSNDFIASAVQQQIHPFLWLNTPAKYLAIMVPSSHTFADNTPSSGATLDTVSLLLSGPSPRLGQEYVREMSLAFLQRHLNNQPAYEMFLSAAYAESISEEPLDLRLVRSLSQEQLEQAFGGPPPIPFVPEVTTRLPGDRPGSVLGAIAESGVLRAAVQPGSPPFGTVNAAGNLSGYCVDLLNGLTQQLQAQLGRPIRLDLIAAEVSNRFSLVQAGTVQIECGPNTLRSDIEGVLFSAPFFLTGVQLLAAADTAEQFNALGTLTGARIGVLRDTVTEQVIRQRYPAAQIVTLRGDTARTAGFQALRSGAIDLFAGDGVLLLGEALQTSSSLARAGYTLLPPEPLSCDPYGMLLPATDSTWRNTVNQFLTSQAARQAGDRCQNACKRLCDPTRSQRFLRCLPGQGVVSTVLSR; the protein is encoded by the coding sequence ATGAATCGTGCGGAATCTCACCAGCAGCATTTCAGCGGCATCTCAGCTTCTCAAGGGTTTAGCAGCAGGGCTATGGCACACCACACCAGTCTGGGGCAGGCGGCACAGTTCAGCATGGGGCAGCGGAGATGGCGACCCCGAAACCTTCTCCAGACCAAGCTATTGCCCCTGGCCTGCGGGCTGACGCTGGGCCTATCGACCTGGTTTGCCCGCCCCGCCCACAGCGCCGAGCGCGTCATCGTCAACCTGGGTAATTTTGAAATTTCCCTGGCGGTGGACGACCTGGAAACCTACGCTACCACGGGCGAGGTGCGGGGCGGGCTGAAGCTCTATTCGCGGTTTTTGGGCGAAACGGGTATGGCGGAACTGCGCCAGTTTCTCCAGCGGCGGTTTGAGGTCGATCCGGTGGTGATTTCCCAGTTGCTCTATTCCTCTTTGGGCGAGGAAACCCTGCGGCGACTGGGGGCAGTCGTGCGAACCGACACGCGACAAAACGGTTTTTCCGCGATTCGGGCAGCGGCGATTTTGGCGGCGAGTGAGCCGGAGGGACTGTCTATCATCGGCTGGCTGCGGCAATATCCGTCCTACAGTATCCGCCTGAGTGCCCAGCAGTTGCTTGAACTGCGGCAGCAGTTTTCCACCCAGATCGACTATCGAGATGCCGTGGTGCGGGCAATTAACGAAGCAGCAGAAAAAGAGGCGGCTGCGTCGCCCCTGCCCGCAATCACCGGATTGCCCGATCCGGGGGAGTTGGGCCCCTACCGCGTCATTTCGCGCACGCTGGAGTTTAGCCGCGATCGCCGCACCCTCTTGGGCGATCGCATCCCTCGTCCGTTTCGCGTACTGCTGCGGCTGCCCGACGGGTTGCCCCAGCCCGCGCCCGTCGTCGTCATTTCCCACGGGCTGGGGTCTACGCCCGAAGCCTTTGCCTACCTGGGCGACCACTTCGCGTCCCACGGCTTTGTCGCTATTCTGCCGCAGCATATCGGCAGCGACGAGAGCCGCCGCACTAGCGCCCTGGCAGGTGTGCTGACCAGCCCCGTGACACCCGTGGAATTTGTCGATCGCCCGCTGGATGTCAGCTATGTGCTGGATACCCTGGGCGAGATGGCAGACACCGACCCAGGGCTGGCTGGACGTATGGACTTGCAGCGAGTCGCCGTGCTGGGGCATTCCTTTGGCGGCTACACGGCGCTGGCGTTGGCGGGCGCAAGCTTGAACACGGGCGACCTGTTTCAGCAGGAATGTGCCCGTCCGCAGGCGCGACTGGATGTGTCGCTCGTGCTGCAATGTGGGGCCAGCCGCCTGCCGCCCTATACCTACATGCTGCGCGACCCGCGAGTCCAGGCGGCGATCGCCGTCAGTCCGCTGACCCATCCCGTCTTTGGGCCCGAAGGGCTGGGGCAAATCCAGGTGCCCGTGATGATGATGAGCGGCAGCAATGATTTCATCGCCTCAGCGGTGCAGCAGCAGATTCATCCCTTTCTCTGGCTCAATACGCCTGCAAAGTATCTGGCCATCATGGTTCCCAGTAGCCACACCTTTGCCGACAACACGCCCTCCTCTGGGGCGACGCTAGACACCGTGAGCCTGCTGCTCTCTGGGCCGTCGCCGCGCCTGGGGCAGGAGTATGTGCGCGAGATGAGCCTGGCCTTCTTGCAGCGGCATTTGAACAATCAGCCCGCCTATGAGATGTTTCTGAGCGCCGCCTATGCCGAGTCGATCAGCGAGGAGCCGCTGGACTTGCGACTGGTGCGATCGCTCTCCCAGGAGCAACTGGAACAAGCCTTTGGCGGGCCGCCGCCGATTCCCTTTGTGCCAGAGGTGACGACCCGCTTACCGGGCGATCGCCCCGGGTCGGTGCTGGGGGCGATCGCCGAATCGGGCGTGCTGCGGGCCGCCGTACAACCTGGCTCGCCGCCCTTCGGCACGGTCAACGCCGCAGGGAACCTGTCGGGCTATTGCGTCGATTTACTCAACGGCCTCACCCAGCAACTCCAGGCGCAACTGGGCCGCCCGATCCGCCTCGACCTCATCGCCGCCGAGGTGTCGAACCGCTTTAGCCTGGTGCAAGCAGGCACTGTACAAATCGAGTGTGGGCCCAACACGCTGCGATCCGATATTGAGGGAGTGCTGTTTTCTGCGCCCTTTTTCCTGACGGGGGTACAGCTTTTGGCCGCGGCCGACACCGCCGAACAGTTCAACGCGCTGGGTACGCTGACCGGAGCCAGGATCGGGGTTCTGCGCGACACGGTGACCGAGCAGGTGATTCGGCAGCGCTATCCAGCGGCGCAAATTGTGACGTTGCGCGGCGATACGGCTCGTACAGCAGGATTCCAGGCGCTGCGGAGTGGCGCGATTGATCTGTTTGCGGGCGACGGCGTGCTGCTGCTGGGCGAAGCACTGCAAACCAGCAGTTCCTTGGCTAGGGCAGGCTACACGCTGCTGCCGCCAGAGCCGCTGTCTTGCGACCCCTACGGAATGCTGCTGCCTGCCACCGACTCCACCTGGCGCAACACGGTGAACCAGTTCCTCACCAGTCAGGCGGCGCGGCAGGCGGGCGATCGCTGCCAAAATGCCTGCAAACGCTTGTGCGACCCGACCCGGAGTCAACGTTTCTTGCGGTGCCTGCCAGGGCAAGGGGTGGTCAGTACAGTCCTTTCGCGCTAA